One Phaeodactylum tricornutum CCAP 1055/1 chromosome 28, whole genome shotgun sequence DNA window includes the following coding sequences:
- a CDS encoding predicted protein: MDQSTTPGAPNGSTIPNSRKQTAKPPLCATRSINLLDHFLNNLKPGDGDSPMSTPKELQTRQDAILRVADFLFGSTLDGALAILDSRESLITRILSTSSRRLIYFCRGKSTGKNESQNYFCILPEKEMAFPFYFCSCRSFFERSRASVEARPCKHLLAILLSHALHVKPLQVETTSDEDFSKLVVNRLEM; encoded by the coding sequence ATGGATCAGTCGACTACTCCGGGAGCTCCAAACGGCAGCACTATACCTAATTCCAGAAAGCAGACCGCCAAGCCTCCATTGTGCGCTACCAGATCTATCAATCTACTGGATCATTTTCTGAACAATCTAAAGCCGGGCGACGGGGATTCACCAATGTCAACTCCCAAAGAATTGCAAACCAGACAAGACGCAATATTGCGAGTGGCGGATTTTCTCTTTGGAAGTACTTTGGACGGAGCACTTGCAATTCTGGATTCGCGCGAATCTCTCATTACCAGAATTTTATCCACTTCATCCCGACGACTGATTTATTTCTGCCGCGGCAAGAGTACAGGAAAGAACGAATCGCAGAACTACTTTTGTATTTTGCCAGAAAAAGAGATGGCGTTTCCTTTTTATTTTTGTTCTTGTCGATCCTTCTTCGAACGGAGTCGAGCATCCGTTGAAGCTCGACCATGTAAGCATTTGTTGGCTATCCTCCTTTCCCATGCTCTACATGTCAAGCCTTTACAAGTAGAAACCACCTCGGACGAAGACTTCAGTAAGCTCGTCGTCAATCGCTTAGAAATGTAG
- a CDS encoding predicted protein, which translates to QQLRSIFIQTADTPNPESLKFVPTGVAVLTDNPDGNGFYVTKNDPAKEILRSPLAKSLFDVEGVKAVYLGGDFVTVTKYAEHKWKILRPQLFDVLMNWADSEKPALLEMPEITDTTIMEDDDEIVAMIKELIESRIRPAVQEDGGDIRYVSFEEETGIVTVELAGSCVGCPSSSVTLKQGVENMLMHYIPEVSSV; encoded by the coding sequence CAACAGCTTCGCTCCATATTCATTCAAACGGCGGACACTCCCAACCCCGAAAGTCTGAAATTTGTGCCTACCGGCGTTGCGGTTTTAACGGACAATCCGGATGGCAACGGTTTTTACGTAACGAAGAACGACCCCGCCAAAGAGATTCTGCGGAGCCCACTCGCCAAGTCGCTGTTCGACGTGGAAGGCGTCAAAGCAGTGTACCTGGGTGGCGACTTTGTGACGGTTACAAAATACGCCGAACACAAATGGAAAATACTGCGACCGCAGCTTTTTGACGTACTTATGAACTGGGCCGATTCGGAGAAGCCCGCCTTGCTGGAAATGCCCGAAATTACGGATACCACGATtatggaagacgacgatgaaatCGTGGCCATGATTAAGGAGCTGATTGAGTCACGTATTCGACCCGCTGTCCAAGAGGATGGTGGGGACATTCGGTACGTTTCgtttgaagaagaaacgggaATTGTTACAGTTGAACTGGCCGGCTCTTGTGTCGGTTGCCCCAGTTCTTCGGTAACACTCAAGCAAGGTGTCGAAAACATGTTGATGCACTACATCCCCGAAGTAAGCTCTGTA
- a CDS encoding predicted protein, whose product MFSTVNAPQLSSLPKSTGAFVEPSSEANTSPTEKKIDFGFDRDAGNTPTRDTTQNSSVMSTSPNKGHEPNDDDNQHYPDQTFHSSEIVRGDEEGTIPDEIQKAAAQLEQALEETGTHTKRLLHEISVFWQESQAIQEVWTTVQQAEHEEAARLDQIEPDVQGMTRTGINMIGSTT is encoded by the coding sequence ATGTTTTCCACCGTCAATGCGCCTCAACTCTCGAGCCTTCCAAAGAGCACCGGGGCCTTCGTAGAGCCCAGTTCCGAAGCGAATACCTCTCCAACAGAGAAGAAGATCGACTTTGGTTTCGATCGTGACGCTGGTAACACACCTACTCGTGACACCACACAAAACAGCAGTGTCATGTCGACGAGTCCAAACAAGGGTCACGAaccaaacgacgacgacaatcaaCACTATCCCGACCAAACCTTCCACAGCAGCGAAATCGTCCGGGGCGACGAGGAGGGAACCATTCCGGACGAGATCCAAAAAGCCGCCGCTCAATTAGAACAGGCATTGGAGGAAACCGGTACACACACCAAGCGCCTCTTGCACGAAATTTCCGTGTTTTGGCAGGAGTCCCAGGCCATCCAAGAAGTATGGACAACCGTGCAGCAAGCGGAGCACGAGGAAGCCGCTCGGTTGGACCAAATCGAGCCGGATGTACAGGGCATGACGCGTACCGGCATCAACATGATTGGAAGTACAACCTAA
- a CDS encoding predicted protein codes for MSLTNNNSHSLAKTLEPFVCGGSAATFASVIIHPIDLAKVRMQLYGQLNPGKPIPSFPSIIKSIVTRDGPLSVYKGVDAAIGRQMVYGTARIGLHRTFSDKLVELNDGKPISFLQKTLSGMLSGSIAVCIGTPFDIALVRLQSDGMAEPQDRRNYKNVFDALLRTSKEEGVGALYKGLLPNILRGMSMNVGMLACYDQAKEVVAALLNDPMTNGPSLPTRLGASATAGFTAALFSLPFDVMKSRLMAMKPNPLTGEMPYKGVVDCAVQMAKNEGPRSFFSGFSAYYGRCAPHAMIILLSIESITNLYRQTFS; via the exons ATGTCGCTCACCAACAATAACAGCCATTCCCTCGCCAAGACCTTGGAACCCTTTGTGTGCGGTGGATCCGCCGCAACCTTTGCGTCGGTCATCATTCACCCAATTGATTTGGCCAAAGTCCGCATGCAGCTTTACGGGCAGCTCAATCCCGGCAAGCCCATTCCATCCTTTCCCAGCATCATTAAAAGCATCGTGACTCGGGATGGACCCTTGTCCGTCTACAAGGGCGTGGACGCCGCAATTGGTCGACAAATGGTCTACGGGACGGCTCGCATCGGTCTGCATCGGACCTTTTCCGACAAGCTCGTCGAACTCAACGACGGTAAacccatttcctttttgcaaaagaccCTCTCCGGAATGCTCAGTGGGAGTATAGCAGTCTGCATTGGCACGCCCTTCGACATTGCCCTGGTACGCTTGCAGTCGGACGGAATGGCGGAACCGCAAGACCGACGGAATTACAAAAACGTTTTCGATGCCTTGCTGCGAACTTCCAAAGAGGAAGGCGTAGGAGCGCTGTACAAA GGTCTCTTGCCCAACATTCTGCGCGGCATGTCCATGAACGTCGGTATGTTGGCTTGTTACGATCAAGCCAAGGAAGTCGTCGCCGCGCTCCTGAACGATCCCATGACCAACGGACCCTCTCTCCCCACCCGTCTCGGTGCTTCCGCTACCGCCGGGTTCACCGCcgccttgttttctttgcccTTTGACGTGATGAAGTCGCGTCTCATGGCCATGAAGCCCAACCCCCTAACGGGAGAAATGCCCTACAAGGGAGTGGTGGACTGCGCCGTACAAATGGCCAAGAACGAAGGACCCCGCAGTTTCTTTAGTGGCTTTTCTGCCTACTACGGACGGTGCGCTCCACATGCCATGATCATTCTGCTATCGATTGAGTCCATCACGAACCTTTACCGACAGACCTTTTCTTAA